Proteins encoded within one genomic window of Streptomyces profundus:
- a CDS encoding CobW family GTP-binding protein, with the protein MLPVVIVGGLHADARRATVDALLRLVPRSVALHHDLTGAAESTVRRVLRDGGGPVDSGEAPLVNDCACCALREDLLPELERLADSGVLCALAVVELWDSVEPQAIARLLGAADQERLSLVGVVTAIDPALVRPCLANTDDLADVGLAAAPSDHRTVGDTFARQLEYAPVLALVAGEAEPDATDRALLAQLHPLARLTGPADPAFPRVVTAGFDAVAAAARVHPATALLPQDGTGHGVTTRVWRARRPFHPDRLYAALPELACAALRSRGRFWLADRFDAMLSWEAVGGALCVDRIGPWLASLPEAAWSEVPPERRAAALVDWDPHQGDRGQHLVFVSPDLDAEGLGALLDSCLLTDAEHELGPMVWACRGSGFDQLLEPLPQS; encoded by the coding sequence ATGCTGCCCGTGGTGATCGTCGGCGGGCTGCACGCGGACGCCAGGCGGGCCACCGTGGACGCGCTGCTGCGGCTGGTGCCCCGCAGTGTGGCGCTGCACCACGACCTCACCGGCGCCGCCGAGAGCACCGTCCGCCGGGTGCTGCGGGACGGCGGCGGCCCGGTGGACAGCGGGGAGGCGCCCCTGGTCAACGACTGCGCCTGCTGCGCGCTGCGCGAGGACCTGCTGCCCGAGCTGGAACGGCTCGCGGACAGCGGTGTGTTGTGCGCCCTGGCCGTCGTCGAGCTGTGGGACTCCGTCGAGCCGCAGGCGATCGCCCGGCTGCTCGGCGCGGCGGACCAGGAGCGGCTCTCCCTGGTGGGGGTCGTCACCGCGATCGACCCGGCCCTGGTGCGGCCGTGCCTGGCGAACACCGACGATCTCGCCGATGTCGGCCTGGCCGCCGCGCCGAGCGACCACCGCACCGTGGGAGACACGTTCGCCCGGCAGTTGGAGTACGCCCCGGTGCTGGCCCTGGTGGCGGGGGAGGCCGAGCCTGACGCCACCGACCGCGCGCTGCTGGCGCAGCTGCACCCGCTGGCCCGGCTGACGGGCCCGGCGGATCCCGCGTTCCCGCGCGTGGTCACCGCGGGGTTCGACGCGGTGGCCGCGGCGGCGCGGGTGCATCCGGCGACGGCGCTGCTCCCGCAGGACGGCACCGGCCACGGGGTGACCACCCGGGTGTGGCGGGCCCGTCGCCCGTTCCATCCGGACCGGCTCTACGCCGCGCTGCCGGAGTTGGCCTGTGCGGCGCTGCGCAGCCGGGGGCGGTTCTGGCTGGCGGACCGGTTCGACGCCATGCTCTCCTGGGAGGCCGTCGGCGGGGCGCTCTGCGTCGACCGGATCGGTCCCTGGCTGGCGTCGCTGCCCGAGGCGGCCTGGTCCGAGGTGCCGCCGGAGCGGCGGGCCGCCGCTCTGGTGGACTGGGATCCGCACCAGGGCGACCGGGGTCAGCATCTGGTCTTCGTCTCCCCCGATCTGGACGCGGAGGGCCTTGGCGCGCTTCTCGACTCGTGTCTGCTGACCGACGCCGAGCACGAGCTGGGGCCGATGGTGTGGGCCTGCCGGGGCTCCGGCTTCGACCAGCTGCTGGAGCCCCTGCCCCAGAGCTGA
- a CDS encoding iron-siderophore ABC transporter substrate-binding protein has protein sequence MRAHRLLPLAVAAVLLGATACGSSDSEDNRDDNVGESPENSSENGSEFDSDAFPLTLEHALGETTIESRPERVATVNWANHEVPLALGVVPVGMAAANFGDDDGDGVLPWVSERLTELDAETPVLFDETDGIDFEAVADTEPDVILAAYSGLTQQDYDTLSEIAPVVAYPDAAWATPWREIVRLNSEAIGLGAEGEELITGIEGDIEAVVADYPQLEGKSAMFMTHVDPNDVSEVGFYTTHDTRTLFFEDLGLTTPESIATASADTDQFALTRSAEQIDLFDDVDIITGYGDETGELLETLENDPLLSRIPAVERGSVFLLPGSTPLATAANPTPLSISWVLEDYVAALAEAADQVR, from the coding sequence ATGCGCGCACACCGCCTGCTCCCGCTCGCCGTGGCGGCCGTCCTGCTGGGGGCCACCGCCTGCGGCTCCTCAGACAGCGAGGACAACCGGGACGACAACGTGGGGGAGAGCCCGGAGAACAGCTCGGAGAACGGCTCGGAGTTCGACTCGGACGCGTTTCCGCTCACGCTTGAGCACGCCCTGGGCGAGACCACCATCGAGTCCAGGCCCGAGCGGGTCGCCACCGTCAACTGGGCCAACCACGAGGTGCCGCTGGCGCTTGGCGTCGTACCGGTCGGCATGGCGGCGGCCAACTTCGGCGACGACGACGGGGACGGCGTCCTGCCGTGGGTCAGCGAGCGCCTCACCGAGTTGGACGCCGAGACCCCCGTGCTCTTCGACGAGACCGACGGCATCGACTTCGAGGCGGTGGCCGACACCGAGCCCGACGTGATCCTCGCGGCCTACTCGGGGCTGACCCAGCAGGACTACGACACCCTGAGCGAGATCGCCCCGGTGGTGGCCTACCCGGACGCGGCCTGGGCCACGCCATGGCGGGAGATCGTCCGGCTGAACAGCGAGGCCATCGGGCTCGGCGCCGAGGGCGAGGAGCTGATCACCGGCATCGAGGGCGACATCGAGGCCGTGGTCGCCGACTACCCGCAGCTGGAGGGGAAGTCGGCGATGTTCATGACCCATGTCGACCCCAACGACGTGAGCGAGGTCGGCTTCTACACCACCCATGACACCAGGACGCTCTTCTTCGAGGACCTCGGCCTCACCACCCCGGAGTCCATCGCGACCGCGTCGGCGGACACCGACCAGTTCGCCCTGACCCGCAGCGCCGAGCAGATCGATCTCTTCGACGACGTCGACATCATCACCGGCTACGGCGACGAGACCGGCGAGCTCCTGGAGACGCTGGAGAACGACCCGCTGCTGTCCCGGATCCCGGCCGTCGAACGCGGATCGGTGTTCCTGCTGCCCGGCAGCACCCCGCTGGCGACCGCGGCCAACCCGACGCCGCTGTCGATCTCCTGGGTGCTGGAGGACTATGTCGCGGCGCTCGCCGAGGCCGCGGACCAGGTCAGGTGA
- the fxsT gene encoding FxSxx-COOH system tetratricopeptide repeat protein — translation MITVERLRQRGEAQPGQRGEAQPADHEFGDARPARAEADASGNPHREQRVQLPPDAIAAAAAIDAPDGLHNLPPEAADTLVGRIDDLRRVRAALIRGEGVIAQAHTLHGLGGVGKTTLALHYARTHRADHTLVWWIVAESREQVDAALADLAVRLHPGWALTALPKLRTEWALAWLRSHRDWLLVFDNAEDPADLNPYLGRLRGRGHQLVTSRRADGWHRDAVPLRLDVLSPSPAVDLLSRLALPHRAVTAEERREATALAAELGHLPLALAQAGAYLHQTGASFAAYRALLAEIPEAVLDTAAGPAEATRTIARIWRTTLGAVDRVDPIAALLLHALAWYAPEAVPRDVLTEAGPAADVERALGVLADYSMITLTERTVTVHRLVQTVLRAATAEAAAGRRWAEAALGQALPEGPRAHRAAQERWQALLPHIQALAATRPADVRPDEPTVRLYRRAADELTARDQKTLAITLLEAVADGRAALLGPDHPDTLDSRHTLAEVQATDGDPQRAVALSRELVAARARLSGPDHPATLASRHTLAFALRKAEDYRRAADEFASLVDDRTRVLGADHRDTLDSRDGLAYARQLAGDHRRAVVEYELVVGERTALFGADDEATLASRNSLAYACRDAGDYARSIALYQEAVADRTRVLGPDHPDTLTSRGWLAHAQRVAGDHRAAVAAFAALVADRTRVQGADHPETLGSRTALAYARQSAGELPRAIREMEELLADRTRAQGADHPGVLRERENLARACRAAGHHLRAVELYERAVADRARVQGRGHPAALDVRNDLAYALVDAGDHPRAIRHFQALLSQRVRVQGPEHGATLAARRNVAYAYRSAGHHTQAISWYLRVIADTARALGPDHPNTLVSRRWLAAARRQARQNAAAVAECEALLADRTRVQGADHPATLTARHDLAYTRHCAEDHAGAVREFEALVADRVRLQGADHDASLNERWWLAVARDGAGDHRRAIGLFEELLADRVRAQGPGHAETLNTRSMLALVHRRAGEHRRSIELYEELLADRIRLQGPAHPDVLYTQEIIANGWFSAGDFPRAAEAFAALVVRRADVQGPDHPDILDTRLSVATSLREAGHHRRAVERYEALLADLTRVRGTEHEDTLQCRNALAFTRQLAGEHAAAVAEMERLVADRTRLLGADHVLTLVSRANLANAHNSADDHARALAGYEQLVADAERVLGRDHPRTLDYRDSHATACRSARRLTRAIALFEDLLRDRIRVLGPDHSDTLDSRDMLNLVLLRACRYREAVAACEELVRDRTGIQGPQHPATLISRSNLALAHLEWGDHQRAVAEFGTLLADHLAIKGPDHPDVLDTRLSVANSLRGAGHYRRAVERYEELLADLTRVYGTEHEDTLQCRNALAFARQLAGAYPAAVAEMESLVADRARIHGADRLLTLVSRANLAYARRASGDHPRALADYERLVADAERILGPDHSSTVGFRRDLAHACGDARDHHRALALREELVRDSTRLLGPDHPDTLVARQWVAHEGREAGGHAAAVALFEPLVADSVRVLGAEHDDTLACRVLLGYARQLAGEHAAAVAELAELVADRTRLQGPDHPDTLTNRDDLAEACRAAGDHARAAALYDELAADRERIQGPDHGDTLATRGAGALAVIALGRAREAVDRCAALVADHERVWGADHAETLASRERLAYAWLRAGDPRRAIALFEAVVADRARAVGLGLPDTVEGVAAAHRRGRAELPTVDACLRRLLDITHPTAMDALAEAYAAAGEPERAEALFAALADGRGQVLGENHPRTLESRTGAVLARAVKDPGGAARATARLLADWERALGARHPRVQAVRRRLLASRPSWTPRLTLLADEVRAGEPVPVELGLERAGPRADGEAPLPLLLLVAASRSAASVEPQVAEYTAGDEPAVFTFTAWEPGAHRLRFTVYDREIGVVLQDLETGIDVLPGVGRD, via the coding sequence ATGATCACGGTGGAGCGACTGCGTCAGAGGGGCGAGGCCCAGCCAGGTCAGAGGGGTGAGGCCCAGCCCGCCGACCACGAGTTCGGCGACGCCCGTCCCGCCAGGGCCGAGGCCGACGCCAGCGGGAACCCCCACCGCGAGCAGCGGGTCCAACTGCCCCCCGACGCCATCGCCGCCGCGGCGGCGATCGACGCGCCCGACGGGCTGCACAACCTGCCGCCCGAGGCGGCCGACACCCTCGTCGGCCGGATCGACGATCTGCGGCGGGTGCGCGCCGCGCTCATCCGGGGCGAGGGCGTCATCGCCCAGGCGCACACCCTGCACGGCCTCGGCGGCGTCGGCAAGACGACCCTCGCCCTGCACTACGCCCGCACCCACCGCGCGGACCACACCCTCGTCTGGTGGATCGTCGCGGAGAGCCGCGAGCAGGTGGACGCGGCCCTCGCCGACCTGGCCGTCCGCCTGCACCCCGGCTGGGCCCTGACGGCGCTGCCCAAGCTCCGGACGGAATGGGCGCTGGCCTGGTTACGGTCCCACCGGGACTGGCTGCTGGTCTTCGACAACGCGGAGGACCCGGCCGATCTCAACCCCTACCTCGGCCGGCTCCGCGGCCGGGGCCACCAACTCGTCACCAGCCGCCGCGCGGACGGCTGGCACCGCGACGCCGTGCCGCTGCGCCTCGACGTCCTCTCCCCTTCCCCCGCCGTCGACCTGCTCAGCCGGCTGGCGCTGCCCCACCGCGCCGTCACCGCCGAGGAGCGGCGCGAAGCCACCGCGCTGGCCGCCGAGTTGGGCCACCTGCCGCTGGCGCTCGCCCAGGCCGGCGCCTATCTGCACCAGACGGGCGCCTCCTTCGCCGCCTACCGCGCGCTGCTCGCCGAGATCCCCGAGGCCGTGCTCGACACCGCCGCCGGGCCGGCCGAGGCCACCCGCACCATCGCCAGGATCTGGCGCACCACGCTGGGCGCCGTCGACCGCGTCGACCCGATCGCCGCCCTGCTGCTGCACGCCCTCGCCTGGTACGCGCCCGAGGCGGTGCCCCGCGACGTCCTCACCGAGGCGGGGCCCGCCGCCGACGTCGAACGGGCCCTCGGCGTGCTCGCCGACTACAGCATGATCACCCTCACCGAGCGGACCGTCACGGTGCACCGGCTGGTGCAGACCGTGCTGCGGGCCGCCACCGCCGAGGCCGCCGCCGGGCGCCGCTGGGCCGAGGCGGCGCTGGGCCAGGCGCTGCCCGAAGGGCCGCGCGCCCACCGCGCCGCGCAGGAGCGCTGGCAGGCGCTGCTGCCACACATCCAGGCGCTGGCCGCCACCCGTCCCGCCGACGTCCGCCCCGACGAGCCGACCGTCCGGCTCTACCGGCGCGCCGCCGACGAGTTGACGGCGCGCGACCAGAAGACCCTCGCCATCACCCTGCTCGAAGCCGTCGCCGACGGCCGCGCGGCGCTCCTCGGCCCCGACCACCCCGACACCCTGGACAGCCGCCACACCCTCGCCGAGGTCCAGGCCACGGACGGCGACCCGCAGCGCGCCGTGGCGCTCAGCCGGGAGCTGGTGGCCGCCCGCGCCCGGCTGTCGGGCCCGGACCATCCGGCGACCCTCGCCAGCCGCCACACCCTGGCCTTCGCGCTGCGCAAGGCCGAGGACTACCGGCGCGCGGCCGACGAGTTCGCCTCCCTGGTCGACGACCGCACCCGGGTGCTCGGCGCCGACCACCGCGACACCCTGGACAGCCGCGACGGCCTGGCCTACGCCCGGCAGCTGGCCGGCGACCACCGGCGGGCGGTGGTGGAGTACGAGTTGGTGGTCGGCGAACGCACCGCCCTGTTCGGCGCGGACGACGAGGCCACCCTCGCCAGCCGCAACAGCCTGGCCTACGCCTGCCGTGACGCGGGGGACTACGCGCGCTCCATCGCCCTCTACCAGGAGGCCGTCGCCGACCGCACCCGGGTGCTCGGGCCCGACCACCCGGACACCCTGACCAGCCGTGGCTGGCTGGCCCACGCCCAACGCGTCGCCGGGGACCACCGCGCGGCCGTCGCCGCCTTCGCCGCGCTCGTCGCCGACCGCACCCGCGTCCAGGGCGCCGACCACCCGGAGACGCTGGGCAGCCGGACCGCCCTCGCCTACGCCCGGCAGAGCGCCGGCGAACTGCCGCGCGCCATCAGGGAGATGGAGGAGCTGCTCGCCGACCGCACCCGGGCACAGGGCGCTGACCACCCCGGGGTTCTCAGGGAGCGGGAGAACCTGGCGCGGGCCTGCCGCGCCGCCGGCCACCACCTGCGCGCCGTCGAACTGTACGAGCGGGCGGTGGCCGACCGGGCCCGGGTCCAGGGGCGCGGGCATCCGGCCGCGCTGGACGTCAGGAACGATCTGGCGTACGCCCTGGTGGACGCGGGGGACCACCCCCGGGCCATCCGGCACTTCCAGGCGCTGCTCTCGCAACGCGTCCGGGTGCAGGGCCCCGAGCACGGGGCCACGCTGGCGGCCCGCCGCAACGTCGCCTACGCCTATCGGTCGGCGGGTCACCACACGCAGGCGATCAGCTGGTATCTGCGGGTGATCGCCGACACCGCACGGGCGCTGGGCCCCGACCACCCCAACACGCTGGTCAGCAGGCGCTGGCTGGCCGCCGCCCGAAGACAGGCGCGCCAGAACGCGGCGGCCGTCGCCGAGTGCGAGGCGCTGCTGGCCGACCGGACGCGGGTGCAGGGCGCCGACCATCCGGCGACGCTGACCGCCCGCCACGACCTCGCCTACACCCGCCACTGCGCGGAGGACCACGCCGGCGCGGTGCGGGAGTTCGAGGCGCTGGTCGCCGACCGCGTCCGGCTCCAGGGCGCCGACCACGACGCGAGCCTCAACGAGCGCTGGTGGCTGGCCGTGGCCCGCGACGGCGCGGGCGACCACCGGCGGGCGATCGGACTGTTCGAGGAGTTGCTGGCCGACCGGGTCCGGGCCCAGGGCCCCGGGCACGCCGAGACGCTCAACACCCGGTCCATGCTGGCCCTCGTCCACCGGAGGGCGGGGGAGCACCGGCGGTCGATCGAGCTCTACGAGGAGTTGCTCGCCGACCGGATCCGACTCCAGGGGCCAGCACACCCGGATGTGCTCTACACCCAGGAGATCATCGCCAACGGCTGGTTCTCGGCGGGCGACTTCCCCCGGGCCGCCGAGGCGTTCGCCGCCCTGGTCGTGCGACGCGCCGACGTCCAGGGCCCCGACCACCCGGACATACTGGACACCCGGCTCTCCGTCGCCACCAGCCTTCGGGAAGCGGGCCACCACCGGCGGGCGGTGGAGCGGTACGAGGCGCTGCTGGCGGATCTGACGCGGGTGCGCGGCACGGAGCACGAGGACACCCTCCAGTGCCGCAACGCCCTCGCCTTCACCCGGCAGTTGGCCGGCGAGCACGCGGCGGCGGTGGCGGAGATGGAGCGGTTGGTCGCCGACCGCACCCGGCTGCTGGGCGCCGACCACGTGCTGACGCTGGTGAGCCGGGCGAACCTGGCCAACGCCCACAACAGCGCGGACGATCACGCCCGGGCGCTGGCCGGCTACGAGCAACTGGTCGCCGACGCCGAACGGGTCCTCGGCCGTGACCACCCCCGCACCCTCGACTACCGCGACAGTCACGCGACGGCCTGCCGGAGCGCCCGCCGACTCACCCGCGCCATCGCGCTCTTCGAGGACCTGCTGCGGGATCGGATCAGGGTGCTGGGGCCCGATCACTCCGACACGCTCGACAGCAGGGACATGCTCAACCTGGTCCTGCTGCGCGCCTGCCGCTACCGCGAAGCCGTGGCGGCCTGCGAGGAGTTGGTGCGGGACCGCACCGGGATCCAGGGCCCGCAGCACCCGGCGACGCTGATCAGCCGGTCCAATCTGGCCCTCGCCCACCTGGAGTGGGGCGACCACCAGCGCGCGGTAGCCGAGTTCGGGACGCTGCTCGCCGACCACCTCGCCATCAAGGGCCCCGACCACCCGGACGTGTTGGACACCCGGCTCTCCGTCGCGAACAGCCTTCGGGGAGCGGGCCACTACCGGCGGGCGGTGGAGCGGTACGAGGAGCTGCTGGCGGATCTGACCCGGGTGTACGGCACGGAGCACGAGGACACCCTCCAGTGCCGCAACGCCCTCGCCTTCGCCCGGCAGTTGGCCGGCGCGTACCCGGCGGCGGTGGCGGAGATGGAGTCGCTGGTCGCCGACCGCGCGCGGATCCATGGCGCCGACCGTCTGCTGACCCTGGTCAGCCGCGCGAACCTGGCCTACGCCCGCCGGGCGTCCGGGGACCATCCGCGGGCCCTGGCGGACTACGAGCGGCTGGTCGCCGACGCCGAGCGCATCCTCGGTCCCGACCACTCCTCGACCGTCGGCTTCCGGCGCGACCTCGCCCACGCCTGCGGAGACGCCCGCGACCACCACCGCGCTCTCGCGCTCCGTGAGGAACTGGTGCGGGACAGCACGCGGCTCCTCGGCCCCGACCATCCCGACACGCTGGTGGCCCGCCAGTGGGTGGCCCACGAGGGGCGCGAGGCCGGTGGTCACGCCGCCGCCGTCGCCCTCTTCGAACCGCTGGTGGCCGACAGCGTCCGGGTGCTGGGCGCGGAGCACGACGACACCCTCGCCTGCCGCGTTCTCCTCGGCTATGCCCGGCAGTTGGCCGGCGAGCACGCGGCGGCGGTCGCGGAGCTGGCGGAGCTGGTCGCCGACCGCACCCGGCTCCAGGGCCCCGACCACCCGGACACCCTCACCAACCGGGATGACCTCGCCGAGGCGTGCCGGGCGGCCGGCGACCACGCGCGGGCCGCCGCGCTCTACGACGAACTGGCCGCCGATCGCGAGCGGATCCAGGGCCCCGACCACGGGGACACCCTGGCCACCCGCGGCGCCGGGGCGCTGGCCGTCATCGCGCTCGGGCGGGCCAGGGAGGCGGTGGACCGCTGCGCCGCGCTGGTCGCGGACCACGAACGGGTGTGGGGCGCCGACCACGCCGAGACGCTGGCCAGCCGCGAACGGCTCGCCTACGCCTGGCTGCGCGCCGGCGATCCCCGGCGGGCGATCGCCCTCTTCGAGGCCGTCGTCGCCGACCGCGCCCGGGCCGTCGGCCTCGGCCTCCCCGACACCGTCGAGGGGGTCGCCGCCGCCCACCGGCGCGGGCGGGCCGAGTTGCCCACCGTCGACGCCTGTCTGCGGCGCCTCCTGGACATCACCCACCCCACCGCCATGGACGCGCTGGCCGAGGCGTACGCCGCGGCGGGGGAGCCGGAGCGCGCCGAGGCGCTCTTCGCCGCCCTCGCCGACGGGCGCGGACAGGTGCTGGGCGAGAACCACCCCCGCACGCTGGAGAGCCGCACCGGCGCCGTGCTCGCCCGCGCCGTCAAGGACCCGGGCGGCGCCGCCCGCGCCACCGCCCGGCTGCTCGCGGACTGGGAACGGGCGCTCGGCGCGCGCCACCCCCGCGTCCAGGCCGTCCGCCGGCGGCTGTTGGCGTCCCGCCCGTCCTGGACGCCCCGGCTGACGCTGCTCGCCGACGAGGTGCGCGCGGGGGAGCCGGTCCCCGTCGAGCTTGGCCTGGAGCGCGCCGGTCCGCGGGCGGACGGGGAGGCGCCGCTTCCGCTGCTGCTGCTGGTGGCCGCGTCCCGTTCGGCGGCGTCGGTCGAGCCCCAGGTCGCCGAGTACACCGCCGGGGACGAGCCGGCCGTCTTCACCTTCACCGCGTGGGAACCAGGAGCACACCGGCTGCGGTTCACCGTGTACGACCGGGAGATCGGCGTCGTCCTCCAGGATCTGGAGACCGGTATCGACGTGCTGCCCGGCGTGGGGAGGGACTGA
- a CDS encoding AraC family transcriptional regulator, with amino-acid sequence MPSTVPPRARRETRTLPAFAPGAVETPFVIRCYDELFAQDTTWDAHSHPCHELLWNERGASTAVVDARVWTITPTLGLWMPAGTLHSGSATAGTWLRASFVGLGGLGATTSISDVPVAVEITPLLRLLLDRLGAEGLPARSRQVTEAMVLDVLTPSAHELLLNVPVSDLLRPIAEAVRADPRDQRTLTHWAAELGVSPRTITRAFNAETGTSFARWVAAVRAQHAVGLLTRGYEVDAVAEMVGYRSASAFGVAFRRTTGLTPGAFRTH; translated from the coding sequence ATGCCGTCCACCGTCCCGCCGCGCGCCCGGCGGGAGACCCGTACGCTCCCCGCGTTCGCCCCTGGCGCGGTGGAGACGCCGTTCGTCATCAGGTGCTATGACGAGCTCTTCGCCCAGGACACCACCTGGGACGCCCACTCCCACCCGTGTCATGAGCTGCTCTGGAACGAGCGGGGCGCCTCGACGGCCGTGGTGGACGCGCGGGTGTGGACCATCACCCCGACGCTCGGCCTGTGGATGCCGGCGGGCACGCTGCACTCGGGCTCCGCGACGGCCGGCACCTGGCTGCGGGCCAGCTTCGTCGGGCTTGGCGGGCTCGGCGCCACCACCTCGATCTCCGATGTGCCGGTGGCCGTCGAGATCACGCCGCTGCTCCGGCTGCTGCTGGACCGGCTCGGCGCGGAGGGGCTTCCGGCGAGGTCACGGCAGGTGACGGAGGCCATGGTGCTGGATGTGCTCACCCCGTCCGCCCATGAGTTGCTGTTGAACGTGCCGGTCTCGGATCTGCTGCGGCCGATCGCCGAGGCGGTGCGTGCGGACCCGCGCGACCAGCGGACGCTCACCCACTGGGCGGCCGAGCTCGGGGTGAGCCCGCGCACCATCACCCGGGCGTTCAACGCCGAGACCGGCACCAGCTTCGCGCGCTGGGTCGCGGCGGTGCGCGCGCAGCACGCGGTGGGGCTGCTGACCCGGGGCTATGAGGTCGACGCGGTCGCCGAGATGGTCGGCTACCGGTCGGCCAGCGCGTTCGGGGTGGCGTTCCGGCGCACCACCGGGCTCACTCCGGGGGCGTTTCGGACGCACTGA
- a CDS encoding FecCD family ABC transporter permease — protein sequence MTAPAPTSVLRAVTVGRTRRAIRRRGVVLVLAALVVVLFAATLMFGRTYYPPGDVLRVVMGEQVPGASFTVGRLRLPRAVLAVLAGFSFGMAGVTFQTMLRNPLASPDIIGISAGASAAAAIAIVTLSLDENQVSVLAIGAGLGVALLVYTLAFRDGVVGTRLILIGIGISAMLDSVTSYVLSRAAEWDLQEAMRWLTGSLNGASWEQVVPVLVSVAVLAPVLLARSRDLSALALGDDTAGALGVRVERTRVTLIVAAVGLIAFATAASGPIAFAAFLSGPIAARLIGPGTSLLVPAGLVGAVLVLTADFAGQFAFDHRYPVGVVTGVLGAPYLIYLIVRAHRAGGSL from the coding sequence GTGACCGCCCCCGCCCCGACGTCCGTGCTCCGGGCCGTCACGGTCGGCAGGACCCGGCGCGCGATCCGGCGCCGTGGTGTCGTGCTGGTGCTCGCGGCCCTGGTCGTCGTCCTCTTCGCCGCCACCCTGATGTTCGGCCGGACGTACTATCCGCCCGGCGATGTGCTCCGGGTGGTCATGGGCGAGCAGGTGCCGGGGGCCTCGTTCACGGTGGGGCGGCTGCGGCTGCCGCGCGCGGTGCTCGCCGTGCTGGCCGGGTTCAGCTTCGGGATGGCGGGCGTCACCTTCCAGACGATGCTCCGCAACCCGCTGGCCAGCCCGGACATCATCGGCATCAGCGCGGGCGCCAGCGCGGCGGCGGCCATCGCGATCGTCACCCTCTCCCTGGACGAGAACCAGGTCTCCGTGCTGGCGATCGGCGCCGGGCTCGGCGTCGCCCTGCTGGTGTACACGCTGGCGTTCCGGGACGGGGTGGTCGGCACCCGGCTGATCCTGATCGGCATCGGGATCTCCGCGATGCTGGACAGCGTCACCTCCTATGTCCTCTCCCGGGCCGCCGAATGGGATCTCCAGGAGGCGATGCGCTGGCTGACCGGCAGCCTCAACGGGGCCTCCTGGGAGCAGGTGGTGCCCGTGCTGGTCTCGGTGGCCGTGCTCGCCCCTGTGCTGCTGGCCCGCTCCCGGGACCTCTCCGCGCTGGCGCTCGGCGACGACACCGCCGGCGCCCTCGGGGTCCGCGTCGAACGCACCCGGGTCACCCTGATCGTGGCCGCCGTCGGGTTGATCGCGTTCGCCACCGCGGCTTCGGGGCCGATCGCCTTTGCCGCGTTTCTTTCCGGTCCGATCGCGGCCCGGCTGATCGGGCCCGGCACCTCGCTGCTGGTGCCGGCCGGCCTGGTCGGCGCGGTGCTGGTGCTCACCGCCGACTTCGCCGGCCAGTTCGCGTTCGACCACCGCTACCCGGTCGGCGTCGTCACCGGCGTGCTGGGCGCGCCCTACCTCATCTATCTGATCGTCCGCGCCCATCGGGCGGGAGGCTCCCTTTGA
- a CDS encoding FecCD family ABC transporter permease, producing the protein MTAPATERAPDAAVTRRPAHVRSLWLLVAFVVLAAVMLASVAFGSRTVPWSDVVAALGGAEDSLEQAAVTKRVPRTLLAVLVGAALGLAGAVMQGVTRNPLGDPGILGVNMGASLAVVTAVAFFGLSSPTGYVWVAILGAGGAAAFVYTVGSLGRGGATPLKLALAGAATSAAFASLVSAVVLPRNDIAGGFRLWQIGGVGGASYARIEQVLPFLAVGFVLCLMSAKALNSLALGDELAAGLGERVAVARAVASLGAITLCGAATAAAGPIGFVGLVVPHACRLLVGVDHRWLLPFSALVGASLLTVADVFGRVVARPAEVDVGIVTALIGAPFFIHIVRRQKVRAL; encoded by the coding sequence GTGACGGCACCCGCCACCGAACGCGCGCCGGACGCCGCCGTGACGCGGCGTCCGGCGCACGTCCGATCGCTGTGGCTGCTGGTCGCCTTCGTGGTGCTGGCCGCCGTCATGCTGGCCTCCGTCGCCTTCGGCTCGCGCACCGTGCCCTGGTCCGACGTGGTCGCCGCGCTCGGCGGCGCGGAGGACTCGCTGGAGCAGGCGGCCGTCACCAAGCGGGTGCCGCGCACGCTGCTCGCCGTGCTGGTCGGCGCCGCGCTCGGCCTCGCCGGCGCGGTGATGCAGGGCGTGACCCGCAACCCGCTGGGCGACCCCGGGATCCTCGGCGTCAACATGGGCGCCTCGCTCGCCGTGGTCACCGCCGTCGCGTTCTTCGGGCTCAGCTCGCCGACCGGCTATGTCTGGGTGGCGATCCTGGGCGCGGGCGGCGCCGCCGCCTTCGTCTACACCGTCGGCTCGCTCGGGCGCGGCGGCGCCACCCCGCTGAAGCTGGCGCTCGCCGGCGCCGCCACATCGGCCGCGTTCGCCTCGCTGGTGAGCGCCGTGGTGCTGCCCCGCAACGACATCGCCGGCGGCTTCCGGCTCTGGCAGATCGGCGGCGTGGGCGGCGCCTCCTACGCGCGCATCGAACAGGTGCTGCCGTTTCTCGCGGTGGGCTTCGTCCTCTGCCTGATGTCGGCCAAGGCGCTCAACTCGCTGGCGCTCGGCGACGAACTCGCCGCCGGGCTCGGCGAACGCGTCGCGGTGGCCAGGGCGGTCGCCTCGCTCGGCGCGATCACGCTCTGCGGCGCGGCCACCGCGGCTGCCGGCCCGATCGGCTTCGTCGGTCTGGTCGTTCCGCACGCCTGCCGGCTGCTGGTCGGCGTGGACCACCGCTGGCTGCTGCCGTTCTCCGCGCTGGTCGGCGCCTCGCTGCTCACCGTCGCCGATGTGTTCGGCCGCGTCGTGGCCCGACCGGCCGAGGTCGACGTGGGCATCGTGACGGCCCTGATCGGCGCCCCGTTCTTCATCCATATCGTCCGCCGTCAGAAGGTGCGTGCCCTGTGA